ACCCCAATCTATTTTAGCTTCTCCAAAATAAGTAATACCTTGGCCTAAGATAACCACAATACAAAGCACAAGTGCTATAATCGGACCCAGTGGAAATAATTTAGCCTTATATTTTAACTTACTAAAATCACGTTTTTGTAAAGTATAAGCCTTTCTAAAACGATAATGGCAAAATGCTATTCCAACCCAGGCTACAAATCCTGCAAGTCCTGAAGCTGCTACTAACCATACATACACCGTAGTTTCTGCATAAAATCCAGTTAAAAAACAAGCAGATGCTACTATAGTAGTAAGTATAAGTGAATTTACCGGTACTCCCCTTGAATTAACTTTTGCAAAACATGCTGGTGCATTTTTTTCTTTAGCCATAGAATATAACATTCTCGTTGAAGCATACATTCCAGAATTTCCTGCAGATAAAACAGAAGTTAAAACAACTGCATTCATAAGAGAAGCCGCTCCTGCTATACCTGCCTTTTGAAATACCATTGTAAAAGGACTTGTATCAACTCCTGCATTCATATAAGGTATAAGAGCTCCTACTACAAATATTGTACCTATATAAAATAATAATATTCTCCAAAATACAGCATTAATTGCCTTTGGTATAGTTTTTTCTGGATTTTCACTTTCTCCTGCTGCTATACCTATAAGTTCTGTACCTTGAAAAGAAAATCCTGCAATTAAGAAAACTAAAAATATAGATTTAAAGCCACCTACAAAAGGCGCATCTCCTACTGTAAAGTTTTTAAATCCTACAGGTTTTCCATTAAATATTCCACAAATAGTTGCCACACCTACAATTAAAAATACGATAACTGTAAAAACTTTTATACCAGCAAACCAAAATTCTGATTCTCCGTAGGCTTTTGCAGACAATAAATTAAGTCCAACTATAAGTACTAAAAAACATACACTCCATATAATAGACGGTACACCTGGAAACCAAAATTTCATTATCAAGGCCCCTGCCACCATTTCTGTTGCAACAGTTATAGCCCAATTGTACCAATAGTTCCATCCAAGTGCAAAACCCAGTGCCGGATCTACAAACTTAGTGGCATATGTACTAAAGGAACCTGAATCAGGCATGTACGTTGCCATTTCTCCTAAACTTGTCATTAAAAAATAAACCATAACTCCTATACAGCCATAAGCCACAAGTGCTCCTCCAGGACCCGCCTGTTTAATCGTAGCTCCTAGAGCTAAAAATAATCCTGTTCCTATAGCTCCGCCCAAAGCAATCATATTTAAATGCCTGGCTTTAAGACCTCTTTTAAGTTCATAGGTCCCCTCTTGTTTTTGTTCTGCAACACTCTGCATTTTTTTCCCCCCTTATCGGTTTTTAATTTCCGATAAGTGATATAACTAAGACGGACATAAGGTGATCATAAAAATAACCTTGAGAGTATACTCAAGGTTATATAAAGACATATTAATCCTCTAACGAATGATAGCTCTCCACAAATTAACCTTGTGACAGTTTTACATATATTTTATGTAAAACCAATTACTTAGCATTAAAGCATCTGCTAAATAACTTCGGCAAAATTTCCTTTCAAGTTGTATCATAGTGCTTAACTCCTCAACTCTACTCTTAAATTCTGCACCTCTACCTCAGTTATTCACTTATATTAATATATTATGAACTAAAACTTTAAGTTAGTCAACAGATTTTGTACTCTAAAGTACATTTTGTAAAAATATTATTGAATATGCAAAAAATATATCATATTAATCGTCAGGTACATTAATTCCTGCCATTTTCATAAGATACAGAGCATTTCTCGTTTTCGATGCACCTCTATGTAATTTATAATCAAACTGTATTTTATTATCTTTATAATATTCTCTAAAATGATAATTTTTTACTCTTTCATTACTTTCCCTCTCTATATCACATAATTCCAAATCATGAGTTGATACCATACCACAGGTATTAGAATCCATTAATTCATTTATAAGTATCTTAGCTCCAGTGTGCCTATCTATAGAATTAGTGCCTTTAAATATTTCATCTAATAAGAAAAAAATATTTTCTCCTCTATTTGCAGCTTCTACAATAGATTTTATTCTCAAAATTTCTCCATAAAAAGAAGATATATTTTTTTCTAAATTGTCACTTATTCGCATACAGGTGTAAATACTCATTATAGAACAACAAAATGATTTTGCACGAACCGGTGCCCCCGAATAAGCAAGTACTAAATTTATACCTGCTGTTCTTAAAAAAGTGCTTTTCCCAGACATATTTGATCCCGTGATAAGCGCTACTTTAGAATTTTTATTCAAATCCAGATTATTACAAACTGCCTTATCCCATAAAAGAGGATGTGCCATAGAATCTGCTTTTAAAACCAAGGAATTATCCAAAATTTGAGGCATTGTCCAATTTGAATGGTCAAATGCTATAACTGCAAGACTACTCAACATTTCAAATTTTCCAACAGTTTCAATCCAGCCATAAAGCTCACTTCCATTTTGTTCCCTCCACTTTTCAAAGGCAAACATACACTGATAATCCCAAAGGAAAAATATATTAAGTATTATATATGCAATGTTCTGGCGCTGAGATATGCTCTCTGATATCTTTTTTAGCTTATATATTTCTTCTGCTGCATTTTTCAATTTTCCATTTTGTTTTTTTAATAGCATACTTTTTAAGTCTTTTAAGTAATCACTCTGAAATTCTTCTTTGCATATTAAAGATATAGTTTTTTCATAAGATCTTATATTACTTTTTAAATTAAAAACCGTGTTTAAAGTACTAAATCTGTTTTTAGCCCCTGGTAAAAGTAAAATTATTTGAACTACAAGTGCTGCATACCCTATAGAATTATTAAAAAAGTGAAATACAAAACTCATAAACAAAAGCATTATAGTTACAATAGGAATTATTTTAAATACAACTATAATGTATTTATTTCTGTATGTTGAATTCTTAGTTGAAACTATTTCTTTAAGCTTTGAAACACTCTCCTTATTATCTTCTATGGATGAACTCTGTGCCTCTAGATGCTGTCTCCACTTCAATTTAGATGACAATTCCAAAACCGCACTTTGTCTTTTTTCTATATCTTTAGAATTTCCTAAAGGTGATGACAGCACATTTTTTAAGTTTTCCTTTCCAAGATAAGTATTACAACAATTAATGCATTGAAATAATGAGTTTTCACCAAATATATCAAGATCCCAGGAATAATTATGCTCTACATTCCTAAAATTTTCTCCTTTTTCGTTAAATTCTTTCCAATCACCAACTATTCTTTTTAGCGAATTACAATTTATTTTTACTAGTTTTTTTGTAAAATCTGTATTTTGTTTTAACTTTTCATGGACTCTTACTGCAAGTACAAACAATATAGCTGAAACCAGAAAAATACTTAAGCTCATATAGTAATAGTTTTTAATATATAAACCTACTATAAAGATTATTCCTAGCAAAAATATTAAAAAACGTAACCTACTCATACATACTACAGCAGAACTTTGTCTTTTCACAAGATGGTCATAATGCTTTTTTCTTCTGCAGTAGATTTCTTCAATTTCATCCAAGTATATTTCTCCTCTTTTCTCACTACATCTATGTTTTTATTTGCTATTTTTCAACCTACTTACTTTTAACTCATCAAAATAATCTTTTATCTTCAGATCCATGCCTAATATATGACTTGATATCCAATTGTACACAAAATCCAAAATATCCAAAATTGATTTTTGTGTATCCTCATCTATTTCATCTAAATCCAAGTTTTCTATTTTTTCTATAAATTTATCATGCACTCGTTTTTGTTCCGAATAACCTGGATAGTCATACATTTGCATAATCTTTTCTTCATCCTCAAAATGATAAACAGTATACTCTTTTAGATCATCAATTAAATTTAAAATATCACCAAAATAGTCCACATGATTTTCATTGACAGCTAACTCATATATGGACTGTCCTATTTCAAATAACTTTTGGTGCTCATCATCTATTCTCTTAATTCCACAAGCATATTCATCTTTCCATTCAAACATAGTATACTTCCCTTCTAAATATTTTATTGTAAAATTTTATAACTTACTGATTGCACTGCTTCTGTACATATTATAACAAAATTTAAATTAGTAAACTACTACTAATTTAAAACGCCGCCGGAATAACACCGGCGGCGTAAAGAAAATAAAAAATTATTCACTCATTAAATCCGTAGGAAACATTTTTACATAACCCTTCCTGGTATTACGGCATCTAATATTCCAATAACTATTGCTGCCAAAATAGCTCCTACTATAGTAACTCTCATATATGGAACTAAAAATTGAGTTAAATATAATATTACAGCTGCAATTACAAAACCTTTTACTCCCTTCCCAAAAGGAGACGCATCTATATTCATAAATCTTTCCACTAAATAATCTATTAAACTTATTACAACTGCTGCAGCTACATATGACCATAATCCTGATATCTTAAAACCAGGTGTTAAAAATGAAGTTATTGCCAGTACAACCACCGTTAAAACAAATCTTAATATATAACCTCCCCATGTAGATCTTTCAGGTTGCTTATTTGTATCACCCATGGAAGTCACTCCTTTTTCAATAAAATATTTATTCACTTATATTTTTGCCTAAAACATAAAAAATATTTAAAAATAAAAAATTTTTTAAATACAAGTTATAACTATTTTATTTTTAGATAAAACTAAATTTAAAATGAATATTGACAAAATTTAAGAAAAAAGGTATAAGTAATATTGTCTATATAGTAAATACTTATAAATTACTAAAAAGGAGTGTAACAATGAAAACATTTCAAACTCTTATTGATGAAACTTTACAAGCTAAAGATTTAGATGAGTTAGAATCTGCTGCAGATCTATTTCAATTTGGTATAGAAAAAGGATATTATAATCAAAAACAGTCAAATGAATTTAACACTACATACTGGAAAATAAAGAATAAATATTTGGCTTATGAAATTGCAAATGAGATAAAATACAGTAAACTGGACATTTTAACTATAGTTATTAATGCACCAGTGAACATAAAGGACAATAAGTCAGAACTTTTAAGCTATGTAAATGGCCGTATAAAGGCACTTAGAGGCAAAATATCTGGGATTAAATAGTGTAAAAGCCAGATGAAACTATCATCTGGCTTTTACCTATACTCAATATCTTATTTTAAGCCCTGTTCATAGGCCTGAATCATCTTTTTAACCATATTTCCACCTACGGAACCTGCTTCTCTAGAGGTAAGATCTCCATTATAACCTTCTTTTAAATTTACTCCTACTTCTCTAGCTGATTCCATTTTAAATTTATCTAAAGCCTCTTTAGCTTGTGGAACTAAGACTCTGTTTCCTCTACTGTTTGCCATAATTGTTCCCCTCCTCATTTTTAAATTATTTGTTTTGTATTACACTATCAGTTTGCTCTATATAAAAATTATTACTCTATAAAATTAAATGAAAATATACTATATTATAGGGTATCTAGAAACTTTTATAAGCGAAAATTTTTCTTTACTATACTGTGAAAAGCCTTAAATTTAAAGCTTATTGAAACTTTTCATGATTAAAGTAGTATAATAAATATAAGTTAATTTTAAAAGTAGGTGATTTTGTTGTATAAAAAAGGAGACTTTCACTTACATACTACTTCCTCTGATGGTAACTTATTTCCATCAAAACTAGTATGCATGGCAAAACGAGAAGGTGTTGATATTATTTCAATAACAGACCATGATACCTTATCTGGTATAGATGAAGCTTTAAATGAAGGAGAAAAAATAGGTATCAAAGTTATTCCTGGAATAGAACTATCTACCTTGTATGAAAATAAAAGCGTTCATATACTAGGGTATTTTAAAGATATTTCTCATATATCTCCAAAGTTTATAAACTTCTTAAAAGAAATGAACTTATACAGAATAAACAGAGCAAAAAAAATAGTAAATAATTTATATAAATTTTTCAATATAAAACTTGATTTTGAAAGCATATTAAAGATAGCTAATGGAGTTGTAGCAAGACCCCATATAGCAAAAGCCATAATAAATGCAGGTTATAATTACAGTTTTGATTACATATTTTCAAATTTTATTGGAGATTCCAGTCCTGCCTATGTTCCAAATAAAAAACTTTCTACAATAGAAGGAATAAAAATGCTATCGTCTTTAAATGCTATGGTTGTACTTGCTCACCCTGTACTTGTAAAAGATATAAATATAGAAGATTTAATGAAACTTCCTTTTCACGGTATAGAAGCTATTTATCCTGCTAATAAAGGTTGTGATACAGAAAAATTTATAAAATATGCTAAAAAGTATAAAAAAATCATAACTGCAGGATCTGATTTCCATTCTACAAACAAAAAAAGTTTAAAACACGGTCATTCTATAGGTGAAGTTTATTTAAGTGAAAATCAAATAAATGATTTTTTAAGCAAACTTAAAAGTTTATAATTGGCAATAGACAGTTGAAGCCTTTCACTATCAATTATAAACTGTTTTAGAACATGATTAGTGTTAAAATGGCTTATGTACTAATTAATTAGTACATAAGCTCCTC
The genomic region above belongs to Clostridium sp. AWRP and contains:
- a CDS encoding amino acid permease; the protein is MQSVAEQKQEGTYELKRGLKARHLNMIALGGAIGTGLFLALGATIKQAGPGGALVAYGCIGVMVYFLMTSLGEMATYMPDSGSFSTYATKFVDPALGFALGWNYWYNWAITVATEMVAGALIMKFWFPGVPSIIWSVCFLVLIVGLNLLSAKAYGESEFWFAGIKVFTVIVFLIVGVATICGIFNGKPVGFKNFTVGDAPFVGGFKSIFLVFLIAGFSFQGTELIGIAAGESENPEKTIPKAINAVFWRILLFYIGTIFVVGALIPYMNAGVDTSPFTMVFQKAGIAGAASLMNAVVLTSVLSAGNSGMYASTRMLYSMAKEKNAPACFAKVNSRGVPVNSLILTTIVASACFLTGFYAETTVYVWLVAASGLAGFVAWVGIAFCHYRFRKAYTLQKRDFSKLKYKAKLFPLGPIIALVLCIVVILGQGITYFGEAKIDWGGVISSYIGLPLFFGLWVWYKKRHSTKVIKLEDVDFNSIEKEVENMK
- a CDS encoding MutS family DNA mismatch repair protein — translated: MDEIEEIYCRRKKHYDHLVKRQSSAVVCMSRLRFLIFLLGIIFIVGLYIKNYYYMSLSIFLVSAILFVLAVRVHEKLKQNTDFTKKLVKINCNSLKRIVGDWKEFNEKGENFRNVEHNYSWDLDIFGENSLFQCINCCNTYLGKENLKNVLSSPLGNSKDIEKRQSAVLELSSKLKWRQHLEAQSSSIEDNKESVSKLKEIVSTKNSTYRNKYIIVVFKIIPIVTIMLLFMSFVFHFFNNSIGYAALVVQIILLLPGAKNRFSTLNTVFNLKSNIRSYEKTISLICKEEFQSDYLKDLKSMLLKKQNGKLKNAAEEIYKLKKISESISQRQNIAYIILNIFFLWDYQCMFAFEKWREQNGSELYGWIETVGKFEMLSSLAVIAFDHSNWTMPQILDNSLVLKADSMAHPLLWDKAVCNNLDLNKNSKVALITGSNMSGKSTFLRTAGINLVLAYSGAPVRAKSFCCSIMSIYTCMRISDNLEKNISSFYGEILRIKSIVEAANRGENIFFLLDEIFKGTNSIDRHTGAKILINELMDSNTCGMVSTHDLELCDIERESNERVKNYHFREYYKDNKIQFDYKLHRGASKTRNALYLMKMAGINVPDD
- a CDS encoding hemerythrin family protein, which produces MFEWKDEYACGIKRIDDEHQKLFEIGQSIYELAVNENHVDYFGDILNLIDDLKEYTVYHFEDEEKIMQMYDYPGYSEQKRVHDKFIEKIENLDLDEIDEDTQKSILDILDFVYNWISSHILGMDLKIKDYFDELKVSRLKNSK
- a CDS encoding phage holin family protein, which translates into the protein MGDTNKQPERSTWGGYILRFVLTVVVLAITSFLTPGFKISGLWSYVAAAVVISLIDYLVERFMNIDASPFGKGVKGFVIAAVILYLTQFLVPYMRVTIVGAILAAIVIGILDAVIPGRVM
- a CDS encoding alpha/beta-type small acid-soluble spore protein; this encodes MANSRGNRVLVPQAKEALDKFKMESAREVGVNLKEGYNGDLTSREAGSVGGNMVKKMIQAYEQGLK
- a CDS encoding PHP domain-containing protein, which gives rise to MYKKGDFHLHTTSSDGNLFPSKLVCMAKREGVDIISITDHDTLSGIDEALNEGEKIGIKVIPGIELSTLYENKSVHILGYFKDISHISPKFINFLKEMNLYRINRAKKIVNNLYKFFNIKLDFESILKIANGVVARPHIAKAIINAGYNYSFDYIFSNFIGDSSPAYVPNKKLSTIEGIKMLSSLNAMVVLAHPVLVKDINIEDLMKLPFHGIEAIYPANKGCDTEKFIKYAKKYKKIITAGSDFHSTNKKSLKHGHSIGEVYLSENQINDFLSKLKSL